Proteins co-encoded in one Leucobacter exalbidus genomic window:
- the rsfS gene encoding ribosome silencing factor — translation MLDALTVAVRAADAKGATSPVALDVAENFGLADVFLVLSGSVERNVQAISDEIEDEMNAAGIRTVRREGRATGRWVLIDFGDIIVHVFHHEERDFYQLERLWQDCPVIDVNSMLIAPPATEQPA, via the coding sequence GTGCTTGACGCGCTCACCGTAGCCGTACGCGCCGCAGACGCAAAGGGCGCAACTTCGCCCGTCGCGCTTGACGTTGCCGAGAACTTCGGCCTCGCCGATGTCTTCCTCGTCCTCTCGGGAAGTGTCGAGCGCAACGTGCAGGCGATCTCAGACGAGATCGAAGACGAAATGAACGCCGCAGGCATTCGCACGGTTCGCCGTGAGGGTCGCGCCACTGGCCGGTGGGTGCTGATTGATTTCGGCGACATCATCGTGCACGTGTTCCACCACGAAGAGCGTGATTTCTACCAGCTCGAGCGTCTCTGGCAGGATTGCCCCGTCATCGATGTGAACAGCATGCTGATCGCGCCGCCGGCAACCGAGCAGCCCGCTTAA
- the nadD gene encoding nicotinate-nucleotide adenylyltransferase, whose amino-acid sequence MATRRRIGVMGGTFDPIHNGHLVAASEVAQSFNLDEVVFVPTGKPWQKSNVSPSEHRYLMTVIATASNPRFTVSRVDIDRDGATYTVDTLRDLHKKWPNAELFFISGADAVEQIFSWKDVGQLWDLAHFIAVSRPGHELSLLGLSGEHVSLLEVPALAISSTDCRARVGRGDPVWYLVPDGVVQYIAKYGLYTEEATEHE is encoded by the coding sequence GTGGCTACGCGGCGACGTATCGGGGTAATGGGCGGAACTTTTGATCCGATCCATAACGGCCACCTCGTCGCCGCGAGCGAGGTTGCCCAAAGCTTCAACCTGGATGAGGTTGTGTTTGTGCCCACGGGAAAACCGTGGCAGAAAAGCAACGTCTCACCCAGTGAGCACCGTTATTTAATGACGGTGATCGCGACCGCATCGAACCCCAGGTTCACCGTGAGTCGTGTTGATATTGACCGTGACGGGGCCACCTACACGGTCGACACGCTGCGAGATTTACATAAAAAGTGGCCGAATGCAGAGCTGTTCTTCATCTCTGGAGCCGACGCTGTTGAGCAGATATTTAGCTGGAAAGACGTGGGGCAGCTGTGGGATTTGGCCCACTTTATTGCTGTTTCCCGCCCCGGGCACGAATTATCGCTCCTGGGACTTTCAGGAGAACACGTAAGCTTATTGGAAGTGCCCGCGCTGGCGATCTCGTCGACCGACTGCAGGGCACGCGTAGGCCGGGGAGATCCGGTGTGGTACCTCGTGCCTGATGGCGTGGTGCAATACATCGCCAAGTACGGGTTGTACACCGAGGAAGCGACGGAACATGAGTGA
- the rplU gene encoding 50S ribosomal protein L21 — protein sequence MVYAVVRASGRQEKVEVGSIITVNRVKGDDNGKLELPAVLLVDGDKITTDAAELAKVSVTAEVLNDLRGPKIVIQRYKNKTGYKKRQGHRQDLTRLKVTGIK from the coding sequence GTGGTTTACGCAGTAGTGCGCGCAAGCGGCCGGCAGGAGAAGGTCGAGGTTGGCTCGATCATCACGGTGAATCGAGTTAAGGGCGATGACAACGGCAAGCTTGAGCTTCCCGCTGTCCTGCTCGTCGACGGTGACAAGATTACGACCGATGCGGCTGAGCTCGCAAAGGTTTCTGTTACCGCTGAGGTGCTGAATGATCTTCGTGGACCGAAGATCGTTATCCAGCGCTACAAGAACAAGACCGGCTACAAGAAGCGCCAGGGGCACCGTCAGGATCTGACGCGCCTCAAGGTCACCGGCATCAAGTAA
- the coaE gene encoding dephospho-CoA kinase, with protein sequence MLVVALTGGIAAGKSTIGSQLEGLGALRIDADQLAREAVAPGSPGLARVIARFGDELLTAEGALDRAALGEIVFSDPAALAELNAIVHPEVRRLMNESIADARQRADIVVYEIPLLAESEARDTWDVIVTAEAPIETRVARMQQLRAMSEEAARARISHQASESDRRAIADVVIDTGGTPEDTSAQVLQLWQRLQEQLRAQPQT encoded by the coding sequence ATGTTAGTTGTCGCGCTTACCGGCGGAATTGCCGCGGGAAAATCTACCATTGGATCGCAATTGGAAGGGCTGGGTGCGCTCCGGATCGATGCCGATCAGCTCGCGCGCGAAGCCGTCGCCCCGGGATCACCCGGCCTGGCGCGTGTGATCGCACGCTTCGGAGACGAGCTGCTCACCGCCGAGGGTGCGCTCGATCGTGCTGCGTTGGGGGAGATCGTGTTCAGTGACCCTGCCGCGCTCGCCGAGCTGAACGCCATCGTGCACCCCGAAGTGCGGCGGCTGATGAACGAGAGCATTGCAGACGCACGCCAGCGGGCTGACATCGTGGTGTACGAGATTCCGCTGCTCGCCGAGTCAGAGGCCCGAGACACGTGGGACGTGATTGTCACGGCCGAAGCGCCGATCGAGACGCGCGTGGCGCGGATGCAGCAGCTGCGCGCCATGAGCGAGGAAGCTGCGCGTGCGCGCATCTCGCACCAGGCCAGCGAGAGCGATCGCCGCGCGATTGCCGATGTCGTGATCGATACCGGGGGAACCCCCGAAGACACGAGCGCGCAGGTGCTGCAGCTGTGGCAGCGGCTGCAAGAACAGTTGCGGGCGCAGCCTCAAACGTAG
- a CDS encoding DUF4126 domain-containing protein produces the protein MLEIITGTVLAASAGLNAYIPLLGLGLLARFTSLIDLPDTWAWLTNGWSLGIVGVLLVIEIVVDKVPALDTINDVLQTVVRPAAGGLSFSAGSASSTVAVADPATFVTSAEVWPFVMGVLVALVPHILKSIARPAINFVTAGAGASVMSTLEDVGAVVLTILAVVVPVIALVALIGLIIWLSRRLKRMVAAKRLRRTQLA, from the coding sequence ATGCTTGAGATCATCACCGGCACCGTGCTTGCCGCCTCGGCGGGGCTGAATGCCTATATTCCGCTGCTGGGGTTGGGCCTGCTCGCCCGGTTCACCTCGCTCATTGATCTGCCCGATACCTGGGCCTGGCTCACGAACGGCTGGAGCCTGGGCATCGTCGGCGTGCTGCTCGTCATTGAGATCGTGGTCGATAAGGTGCCGGCGCTCGACACCATCAATGATGTGTTACAAACGGTGGTGCGCCCAGCTGCGGGCGGCCTTTCATTCAGTGCCGGATCAGCCAGCAGCACCGTCGCTGTGGCAGACCCCGCTACGTTCGTCACCTCAGCGGAGGTGTGGCCCTTTGTGATGGGCGTGCTGGTGGCTTTGGTGCCGCACATTCTCAAGTCGATTGCCCGCCCCGCCATTAACTTCGTGACGGCGGGCGCCGGCGCATCGGTGATGAGCACGCTCGAGGATGTGGGCGCGGTGGTGCTCACGATTTTGGCGGTGGTGGTGCCCGTGATCGCGCTCGTGGCGCTCATCGGGCTGATTATCTGGTTGTCGCGCAGACTCAAGCGCATGGTCGCAGCGAAGCGGCTTCGACGCACCCAGCTGGCCTAG
- a CDS encoding vitamin K epoxide reductase family protein, translated as MHAESLKRQRPFAFAIFSIIAGAIGWFASFELLTEYIKTIKAPDYVPNCNVSILVTCGPNMDSWQGSLFGFSNTIIGVAAFMAPILVGAALLAGARFSRWFWMIYQTGLLLGLALVFWLFSQSVFALGTLCPWCMVVWVVTIPLFWFSIAQPYASGEVSVKPGTRAFFSQLRSWAWVFVLVCYIVIAFIAQLQLNWLAEFSR; from the coding sequence ATGCACGCCGAATCGCTCAAGCGCCAGCGCCCATTTGCCTTCGCAATTTTTTCGATCATTGCCGGCGCGATCGGCTGGTTCGCTTCATTCGAGCTTTTGACCGAGTACATCAAGACCATCAAGGCCCCTGACTATGTGCCCAATTGCAATGTCAGCATCCTGGTGACCTGCGGCCCCAATATGGATTCGTGGCAGGGATCGCTATTCGGTTTCAGCAACACCATCATCGGCGTGGCAGCTTTCATGGCCCCGATCTTGGTGGGAGCGGCGCTGCTCGCCGGCGCCCGATTCTCGCGCTGGTTCTGGATGATCTACCAGACTGGTTTGCTGCTCGGCCTGGCCCTCGTGTTCTGGCTGTTCTCACAGAGCGTGTTTGCACTCGGCACCCTCTGCCCCTGGTGCATGGTGGTGTGGGTCGTTACGATCCCGCTGTTCTGGTTCTCGATTGCACAGCCGTACGCTTCGGGTGAGGTCTCAGTAAAGCCGGGCACCCGCGCATTCTTCTCGCAGCTGCGCTCGTGGGCCTGGGTGTTCGTGCTCGTGTGCTACATCGTGATCGCGTTTATTGCGCAGCTTCAGCTGAACTGGCTCGCTGAGTTCAGCCGCTAG
- the rpmA gene encoding 50S ribosomal protein L27 has product MASKKGVGSSKNGRDSNAQRLGVKRFGGQDVNAGEIIVRQRGTRFHPGVNVGRGKDDTLFALAAGEVEFGAKGGRKVVNIVTAA; this is encoded by the coding sequence ATGGCATCCAAGAAGGGCGTAGGCTCGTCCAAGAACGGCCGCGATTCAAACGCACAGCGTCTCGGCGTAAAGCGTTTCGGTGGACAGGACGTCAACGCAGGCGAGATCATCGTTCGCCAGCGTGGCACCCGTTTCCACCCCGGTGTAAACGTCGGCCGCGGTAAGGACGACACACTGTTCGCACTCGCTGCGGGCGAAGTTGAGTTTGGCGCGAAGGGCGGCCGCAAGGTCGTCAATATCGTGACGGCCGCCTAA
- a CDS encoding glutamate-5-semialdehyde dehydrogenase, with translation MANTDRFLLTLDRARIAAKTFATVSTAAKNAALESIATALVAHTPQIVAANAIDLARGEEQEIGAGLLDRLRLDADRIAALSAAVRDVIALPDPVGQVVRGGTLENGVAISQVRVPFGVVGAIYEARPNVTVDIAALALKSGNGVVLRGGSAAENTNSVLVKVIQDAVSQAGLAGDAIQTIDEFGREGASRLMRARGYVDVLIPRGSAGLISTVVQESTVPVIETGSGIVHVFVDETADTEMAISIVRNAKTHRPSVCNSAETLLVHRGAAQRVLPKIVAALRAEGVNIEADARSLALTGGTPDGALPVSGSGSIEAATDDTWATEHLALEMGVKIVDSIDEAIAHIDRYSTKHTDAIVTADYRNAERFLAEIDSAVVMVNASTRFTDGGEFGFGAEVGISTQKLHARGPMGLSELTSTKWLVRGAGQIR, from the coding sequence ATGGCCAATACAGACCGGTTTCTCCTAACGCTTGATCGTGCCCGCATCGCAGCGAAAACGTTCGCGACGGTATCGACTGCAGCAAAGAATGCTGCGCTCGAATCCATCGCCACTGCCCTCGTTGCCCACACCCCACAGATCGTCGCGGCAAACGCGATCGATCTCGCGCGCGGTGAGGAACAAGAGATCGGCGCGGGGCTGCTCGATCGCTTGCGCCTCGACGCTGACCGGATCGCGGCGCTGAGCGCCGCGGTGCGCGATGTGATTGCGCTGCCCGACCCCGTCGGTCAGGTCGTACGCGGCGGCACCCTCGAAAATGGTGTGGCTATTAGCCAGGTGCGCGTACCGTTTGGTGTTGTGGGCGCAATCTACGAAGCACGCCCCAATGTCACCGTAGACATTGCTGCCCTGGCGCTCAAGAGCGGCAACGGTGTCGTGCTGCGCGGCGGTAGCGCAGCCGAGAACACGAACAGTGTGCTCGTGAAGGTGATCCAAGACGCCGTGTCACAGGCCGGCTTGGCTGGCGACGCGATCCAGACAATCGATGAGTTCGGGCGCGAGGGCGCAAGCCGCTTGATGCGCGCGCGTGGCTACGTCGATGTCTTGATTCCCCGCGGCAGCGCGGGCCTGATCTCGACGGTCGTGCAGGAGTCCACGGTGCCCGTGATCGAGACCGGATCAGGCATTGTGCACGTGTTCGTCGACGAAACCGCAGACACCGAGATGGCGATCTCGATCGTACGCAACGCCAAGACTCACCGTCCCAGCGTCTGCAACTCGGCCGAGACGCTGCTCGTGCACCGCGGTGCCGCGCAGCGCGTCCTCCCCAAAATTGTCGCGGCATTGCGCGCAGAAGGCGTGAACATCGAAGCGGACGCCCGCAGCCTTGCGCTCACGGGCGGCACGCCCGATGGCGCGTTGCCGGTGAGCGGATCCGGATCAATCGAAGCCGCGACCGACGACACCTGGGCCACCGAGCACCTTGCCCTCGAAATGGGAGTCAAAATTGTTGACTCCATCGACGAGGCCATCGCGCACATTGATCGGTACTCCACGAAGCACACCGATGCGATCGTGACCGCCGACTACCGCAATGCCGAACGCTTCCTCGCAGAGATTGACTCTGCTGTGGTGATGGTCAACGCGTCGACGCGGTTCACCGATGGCGGCGAATTCGGGTTTGGTGCCGAGGTTGGAATCTCGACGCAGAAACTGCACGCGCGCGGGCCGATGGGCCTGAGCGAACTCACCAGCACTAAGTGGCTCGTGCGCGGTGCGGGTCAGATTCGTTAA
- a CDS encoding Rne/Rng family ribonuclease — translation MVKNTPEEAVVSEQDELIEASGIEVTGDAETSDTVEQSAEAAVTEGTEADSEPAKPAVKTYSEMTPEERFRATTKLIFLAPDVPPIPPRPRRSEIFRSDDHRADAHEHESRRNENRRSGSFRNDSYRGDSYRSETFRGDSSRGDSARGDSARSESTRADSRRESTRRESHASDFRQLDELLDDHAPNDHDSHDDGDRAGSRRPRRRDIEDDAPRRERRQAPIVTEPQKVRGSTRLEAKKQRRRDGRDAGRRRSVITESEFLARREAVDREMIVRTTADRVQIGVLEDKVLVEHYVARSSESSLIGNVYLGRVQNVLPSMEAAFVDIGRGRNAVLYSGEVDWSEFEGGNTARRIENALKPGDQVLVQVTKDPVGHKGARLTSQISLPGRFLVYVPGGAMNGISRKLPDTERARLKKILKEVLPGGAGVIVRTAAEGATEDQLTHDVERLTRQWEMIQQRVAKGGGPALLHAEPDVLIKIVRDVFNEDFHRMRISGTDTFTVIENYLGQVAPDLLQRVERFESERDIFDEYRVTEQIAKALDRKVWLPSGGSLVIDRTEAMTVIDVNTGKFVGSGGNLEETVTKNNLESAEEIVRQLRLRDVGGIIVIDFIDMVLESNRDLVLRRLVECLSRDRTKHQVAEVTSLGLVQMTRKKLGLGLLESFSEACETCAGRGVIVQHDPVSRHRSEGNPRTAKRGRNGQQQHSQQQTPQPPVVQQQSQQAPSAHQSDSKNQAHAITDGAKNMLAQVAASTMPAKSAESIDAVAEQLTAAVDAAAARKNRRSGNGGASQRQGQSSAAPAAAAPVSSNSDAHQPVTGRVRSRVSAQPETPEESVSASSAQRASAATTSVAPLTPVENKSAPRATAPTANLLDSVLSALPEAPAAGHGRARRRVSTGQTQGGTVAAQQSNKSVSEAQSASQVQPAAQKSAQPAAEVIDPAQAAKLALAQALDATAMRRDKSRE, via the coding sequence ATGGTGAAGAACACACCAGAAGAAGCCGTAGTTTCCGAGCAGGACGAACTGATCGAGGCCTCCGGTATCGAGGTCACGGGTGACGCTGAAACGAGCGACACCGTCGAACAGTCGGCCGAGGCCGCGGTTACCGAGGGCACCGAAGCCGATTCGGAGCCCGCGAAGCCCGCCGTCAAGACGTATTCAGAGATGACGCCCGAGGAGCGCTTCCGCGCGACCACGAAGCTCATCTTCTTGGCACCCGACGTGCCCCCGATCCCGCCGCGCCCGAGGCGCAGCGAGATCTTCCGCAGCGATGATCACCGCGCAGACGCGCATGAGCACGAGTCTCGCCGCAACGAGAACCGTCGCTCAGGCTCGTTCCGCAATGATTCATACCGGGGCGATTCATACCGCAGCGAAACCTTCCGTGGAGATTCCTCACGCGGTGACTCGGCACGAGGCGACTCAGCGCGCAGCGAGTCAACGCGCGCTGACTCGCGCCGTGAGTCCACGCGTCGCGAATCTCACGCGAGTGATTTCCGCCAGCTGGATGAGCTGCTCGATGATCACGCGCCGAACGACCACGATTCGCACGACGACGGTGATCGCGCCGGATCGCGCCGCCCCCGTCGTCGTGACATCGAAGATGATGCGCCGCGTCGTGAGCGCCGCCAGGCCCCCATCGTCACCGAGCCGCAGAAGGTTCGGGGCTCAACGCGTCTCGAAGCGAAGAAGCAGCGCCGCCGCGATGGCCGCGATGCTGGCCGTCGCCGCAGCGTGATCACCGAGTCAGAGTTTCTGGCCCGCCGCGAGGCCGTCGACCGCGAGATGATCGTGCGTACGACCGCTGACCGCGTGCAGATCGGTGTGCTCGAGGACAAGGTGCTCGTTGAGCACTATGTTGCTCGCTCGAGCGAGAGCTCGCTGATCGGCAACGTGTACCTCGGCCGCGTGCAGAACGTGCTGCCGAGCATGGAGGCCGCATTCGTTGACATCGGCCGTGGCCGCAACGCCGTGCTCTACTCGGGCGAGGTCGACTGGTCTGAGTTTGAGGGTGGCAACACCGCGCGCCGGATCGAGAATGCGCTGAAGCCTGGCGACCAGGTGCTGGTGCAGGTCACCAAGGATCCCGTCGGGCACAAGGGCGCACGCCTCACGAGCCAGATCTCGCTGCCGGGCCGCTTCCTCGTGTACGTACCCGGTGGTGCCATGAACGGCATCTCGCGCAAGCTTCCCGACACCGAGCGTGCGCGGTTGAAGAAGATCCTCAAGGAGGTGCTCCCCGGCGGCGCAGGCGTCATCGTGCGCACCGCTGCAGAGGGCGCCACTGAAGATCAGCTCACCCACGACGTCGAGCGTCTGACGCGTCAGTGGGAAATGATCCAGCAGCGCGTTGCCAAGGGTGGCGGGCCGGCTCTGCTGCACGCTGAGCCCGACGTGCTGATCAAGATCGTGCGCGACGTGTTTAACGAAGATTTCCACCGGATGCGCATCTCGGGCACCGACACGTTCACGGTGATCGAGAACTACCTCGGCCAGGTTGCACCCGACCTGCTGCAGCGCGTTGAGCGCTTCGAAAGTGAACGCGACATCTTTGATGAGTACCGTGTCACCGAGCAGATTGCGAAGGCGCTCGACCGCAAGGTCTGGCTGCCCTCGGGTGGTTCGCTGGTCATTGACCGCACCGAAGCCATGACGGTGATCGATGTCAACACCGGCAAGTTTGTGGGATCTGGCGGCAACCTCGAAGAGACCGTTACGAAGAACAACCTTGAATCGGCTGAAGAAATCGTGCGTCAGCTGCGGCTGCGCGATGTCGGCGGAATCATCGTGATCGACTTCATTGATATGGTGCTCGAGTCGAACCGCGATCTCGTACTGCGCCGCCTGGTTGAGTGCCTCAGCCGCGACCGCACGAAGCACCAGGTCGCCGAGGTCACCTCACTCGGACTCGTGCAGATGACGCGTAAGAAGCTCGGCCTTGGCCTGCTCGAATCGTTTAGCGAAGCGTGCGAGACCTGCGCTGGGCGCGGCGTGATCGTGCAGCACGATCCGGTATCGCGTCATCGCAGCGAGGGCAACCCGCGCACCGCGAAGCGCGGCCGCAACGGCCAGCAGCAGCATTCGCAGCAGCAGACCCCGCAGCCGCCGGTAGTTCAGCAGCAGTCGCAGCAGGCACCGTCGGCGCACCAGTCAGATTCGAAGAATCAGGCGCACGCGATCACCGATGGCGCAAAGAACATGCTCGCCCAGGTTGCTGCGTCCACGATGCCGGCGAAGTCTGCTGAGAGCATCGACGCGGTGGCTGAGCAGCTCACCGCAGCCGTTGATGCCGCCGCGGCACGCAAGAACCGTCGCTCGGGTAACGGTGGCGCCTCGCAGCGTCAGGGCCAGTCGTCGGCTGCCCCGGCCGCTGCCGCACCGGTCTCGTCGAATAGTGACGCACACCAGCCGGTCACCGGTCGGGTGCGTTCGCGTGTCTCGGCTCAGCCCGAAACCCCTGAGGAAAGCGTGAGTGCATCGTCGGCTCAGCGCGCCTCAGCGGCCACGACGTCTGTGGCCCCCCTAACCCCGGTGGAGAACAAGTCGGCCCCGCGCGCGACTGCCCCCACCGCGAACTTGTTGGATTCTGTGCTTTCTGCGCTGCCCGAGGCTCCCGCCGCGGGTCACGGTCGTGCTCGTCGGCGGGTGTCGACCGGTCAGACCCAGGGTGGCACCGTAGCTGCGCAGCAGTCCAACAAATCTGTATCTGAGGCACAGTCTGCTTCTCAGGTGCAGCCCGCAGCTCAGAAGTCGGCGCAGCCGGCGGCCGAGGTGATCGATCCGGCGCAGGCGGCAAAGCTCGCTCTCGCGCAGGCTCTCGACGCGACCGCAATGCGTCGGGACAAATCTCGCGAATAA
- the proB gene encoding glutamate 5-kinase has protein sequence MSAGSSLLGARRVVVKVGSSSVSGENAGQIPTLVASLARLHAAGAEVILVSSGAIATGVPFLKLEERPEDLATQQAAAAVGQNILVNRYQRALTTHEIVAGQVLLTAQDIENPTHRGNARRAIERLLQLGILPIINENDTVATHEIRFGDNDHLAALVARLLCADRLVLLSDVDALYTAPPNIVGAKRVAHVPHGDPLEGIQIGESQSGWGTGGASTKVQAARLAADAGAGVLLTETGLLSAVLDGADHGTVFDAAPGAYLQ, from the coding sequence ATGAGCGCAGGATCATCATTGTTAGGGGCACGTCGGGTCGTCGTTAAGGTCGGCTCGTCATCGGTCAGCGGCGAGAACGCTGGCCAGATCCCAACACTGGTGGCCTCGCTTGCGCGGCTCCATGCCGCCGGCGCTGAGGTGATCCTCGTGTCGAGTGGTGCGATCGCCACGGGCGTTCCATTCCTGAAACTGGAGGAGCGCCCCGAAGATCTTGCCACGCAGCAAGCAGCGGCAGCGGTCGGCCAGAACATTCTGGTCAACCGCTACCAGCGGGCCCTGACCACCCACGAAATCGTGGCCGGTCAGGTCCTGTTGACCGCACAAGACATCGAGAACCCCACACACCGCGGCAATGCTCGACGGGCAATTGAACGGCTGTTGCAGCTGGGCATTTTGCCGATCATCAACGAGAACGACACGGTCGCAACGCACGAGATCCGTTTCGGTGACAATGATCACCTTGCGGCGCTCGTAGCTAGGCTGCTGTGCGCAGACCGACTCGTGCTGCTCTCAGATGTTGATGCGCTCTACACGGCTCCGCCCAACATTGTGGGGGCGAAGCGCGTCGCGCATGTTCCCCACGGTGACCCCCTCGAGGGGATTCAGATCGGCGAGAGCCAGTCTGGCTGGGGGACCGGCGGCGCCTCCACCAAGGTGCAGGCGGCGAGACTCGCGGCCGATGCGGGCGCGGGCGTGCTGCTCACCGAGACCGGTTTGCTCTCTGCGGTGCTCGACGGCGCAGACCACGGCACCGTTTTTGATGCGGCGCCCGGAGCGTACCTGCAGTAA
- the obgE gene encoding GTPase ObgE has translation MVTFVDRVQLYLQAGRGGNGCVSIHREKFKPMAGPDGGAGGHGGNIVLLADPQVTTLLEYHRRPHIQSKNGGYGAGDWRAGENGEEMVLSVPIGTVVKDSDGETLIDFTEPGMRYVAAKGGIGGLGNMDLASPKRKAPGFALLGTEGWTGEITLELKTIADVAFVGYPSAGKSSLIAAMSAAKPKIADYPFTTLHPNLGVVQSGEYRYTVADVPGLIEGASEGKGLGLDFLRHVERCSALLHVLDCATLEPGRDPMSDLDVILGELAAYPVPEGQIPLLERPQMIALNKIDVPEARDLAEMVRPDLEARGYRVFEISTASHEGLRELGYALGESVEKERAVREAAKADQPRIVLTPKPVDRINFRIKKEGGTHGEIFRILGEKPEKWVEQTDFTNDEAIGYLADRLQKLGIEDALVKAGAVAGSAVVIGPGAGVIFDWEPTVTSVGEVQAGVRGSDDRLDPITRRTNQERRAEYQTLMDGKAEARAELERERESGMWGTDAAMWGADE, from the coding sequence ATGGTAACTTTCGTGGATCGCGTGCAGTTGTATCTGCAGGCAGGGCGCGGTGGCAATGGCTGCGTGTCGATACATCGCGAAAAATTTAAGCCAATGGCAGGTCCCGATGGCGGTGCGGGGGGCCACGGCGGCAACATTGTGCTGCTCGCCGACCCGCAGGTAACGACCCTGCTGGAATACCACCGCCGCCCGCACATCCAGTCAAAGAACGGTGGCTACGGCGCCGGTGACTGGCGCGCGGGTGAGAACGGCGAAGAGATGGTTCTCTCCGTTCCGATCGGCACCGTTGTCAAGGACTCCGATGGGGAAACCCTCATCGACTTCACCGAGCCCGGCATGCGCTACGTCGCAGCCAAGGGCGGCATCGGTGGTCTGGGCAACATGGATCTCGCGAGCCCGAAGCGCAAGGCTCCAGGCTTTGCGCTGCTCGGCACCGAGGGCTGGACCGGAGAGATCACTCTCGAGCTCAAGACGATCGCCGACGTTGCTTTCGTGGGCTACCCGTCAGCTGGCAAGTCCAGCCTGATTGCGGCCATGAGTGCAGCGAAGCCGAAGATCGCCGACTACCCGTTCACCACACTGCACCCCAACCTGGGCGTCGTGCAGTCGGGCGAGTACCGGTACACCGTCGCTGACGTTCCCGGTCTGATCGAGGGCGCGAGCGAGGGTAAGGGCCTCGGCCTTGACTTCTTGCGCCACGTTGAGCGCTGCAGCGCCCTGCTGCACGTGCTCGACTGCGCCACGCTTGAGCCGGGTCGCGATCCGATGTCTGATCTCGATGTGATTCTGGGCGAGCTCGCGGCATACCCCGTGCCCGAGGGCCAGATTCCGTTGCTCGAGCGCCCGCAGATGATCGCCCTCAACAAGATTGATGTGCCCGAGGCACGCGATCTCGCTGAGATGGTGCGCCCCGACCTCGAAGCTCGCGGCTACCGCGTCTTTGAGATCTCGACCGCCTCTCACGAGGGCCTGCGCGAGCTCGGCTACGCACTGGGCGAGTCAGTCGAGAAGGAGCGCGCGGTGCGCGAAGCTGCGAAGGCTGACCAGCCCCGCATCGTGCTCACGCCGAAGCCTGTCGACCGCATCAACTTCCGTATTAAGAAGGAGGGCGGCACGCACGGCGAGATCTTCCGCATTTTGGGTGAGAAGCCCGAAAAGTGGGTCGAGCAGACTGACTTCACCAACGACGAAGCCATTGGCTACCTCGCTGATCGTCTGCAGAAGCTCGGCATCGAAGACGCGCTCGTGAAGGCGGGGGCCGTCGCCGGCTCTGCCGTCGTTATCGGGCCCGGCGCAGGCGTGATCTTCGACTGGGAGCCCACGGTCACCAGTGTCGGCGAGGTGCAGGCTGGTGTGCGCGGTTCTGACGATCGTCTCGATCCGATTACCCGACGCACCAACCAAGAGCGTCGTGCCGAATACCAGACCCTCATGGATGGTAAGGCTGAAGCCCGTGCCGAGCTCGAGCGCGAGCGCGAGTCAGGCATGTGGGGTACCGACGCTGCCATGTGGGGAGCAGATGAATGA